A genomic segment from Stenotrophomonas maltophilia encodes:
- a CDS encoding autotransporter outer membrane beta-barrel domain-containing protein yields the protein MRITGAEVTANLVSGGISLQASELTLANSTVTNTGGRGIALASGDALGGPIANISNSQVTGLGIGISAIAPPGQRAVLNLDRTQVIGTLSGSANPALNGNGIVAFERSDIVVGNGSVVTGEQNGIYAVGSSTSAGSSTVVIDASKVEGKSGAALIVGAPRNPAFPDTDIQFTARNGAELIGGNGNLLEVTAAAANVGFTVDNSKLTGNIINTGGSTVNVALNNNATLLGATQNITSMAVDNARWQLSGNSSTGALSLGSGGEIALGDGSAFHTLNVAGNYTGNGGTLTFNTVLAGDDAATDRLIIGGDTSGTTTVRVNNVGGTGAQTNQGIELIQVGGASNGQFNLAGRAVAGQYEYFLHKGTAADGNWYLRSELPTVGDPCVGDPNLPGCRPVDPTDPVTPVDPVDPTDPLDPVPLLRPEVGAYLANLQAAQRMFRLGYHDRHAGQNSGRAWARVDGSRNGFDAITRQLDIRGNSQALTVGADVWRHESGSSAGVMLSTGNASSTATNELTGYHARGKVKGEALGIYGTWRGGNGADPYAGFYVDGSVQRAQFRNRVQGVGLAEERYDSRAWQGALETGYAFRVGGASNGGIYLEPQLQVGYNRWNDSRHTEVNGTTVANDDANGLFGRAGLRLSGVTRWGNGTAEVQPYLAANWLHTRAESQIRMNDEVADARVPRSRGEFSGGASLKFANGIGAWGGLSLQRASGYHQTTAQVGVSYSW from the coding sequence TTGAGGATCACTGGTGCGGAAGTCACCGCCAATCTTGTCTCAGGCGGAATAAGCCTTCAGGCCAGCGAACTGACACTCGCCAATTCCACCGTAACCAACACCGGTGGGCGGGGCATCGCCCTCGCGAGTGGTGATGCGCTCGGCGGGCCCATCGCCAATATCAGCAACAGTCAGGTCACCGGGCTGGGCATCGGTATCAGCGCCATCGCGCCACCCGGCCAGCGCGCCGTGCTGAACCTTGACCGCACTCAGGTGATCGGGACGCTGAGTGGTTCCGCCAATCCCGCGCTGAATGGAAACGGCATCGTCGCTTTCGAGCGTTCGGATATCGTGGTGGGCAACGGGAGTGTCGTCACCGGTGAGCAGAATGGCATCTATGCCGTGGGAAGTTCCACTTCAGCGGGCTCTTCCACTGTTGTGATCGACGCATCCAAGGTCGAAGGCAAAAGCGGTGCCGCGCTGATCGTCGGCGCGCCGCGCAACCCCGCCTTTCCGGATACCGACATCCAGTTCACCGCCCGCAATGGCGCCGAACTCATCGGTGGCAACGGCAACCTGCTGGAAGTCACCGCGGCCGCCGCCAATGTCGGTTTCACCGTCGACAATTCGAAGCTCACCGGCAACATCATCAACACCGGCGGCAGCACCGTGAACGTTGCGCTGAACAACAACGCCACCCTGCTCGGCGCCACCCAGAACATCACCTCGATGGCGGTGGACAATGCCCGCTGGCAGCTGAGCGGCAACAGCTCCACCGGCGCACTGTCGCTGGGCAGCGGCGGCGAGATCGCGCTGGGCGATGGTTCGGCCTTCCACACCCTTAACGTCGCCGGCAACTACACCGGCAACGGCGGCACCCTTACCTTCAACACCGTGTTGGCCGGCGATGATGCAGCCACCGACAGGCTGATCATTGGCGGTGACACCAGCGGCACCACCACGGTGCGCGTCAACAATGTCGGCGGCACCGGCGCGCAGACCAACCAGGGCATCGAGCTGATCCAGGTCGGTGGCGCGTCCAATGGCCAGTTCAACCTGGCCGGCCGTGCCGTGGCCGGCCAGTACGAGTACTTCCTGCACAAGGGTACCGCGGCCGACGGCAACTGGTACCTGCGTTCGGAGCTGCCGACCGTGGGCGACCCGTGCGTGGGCGACCCCAACCTGCCCGGGTGCAGGCCGGTGGACCCGACCGATCCGGTGACCCCGGTCGATCCGGTGGACCCGACCGATCCACTCGATCCGGTGCCGTTGCTGCGTCCTGAAGTGGGCGCCTACCTGGCCAACCTGCAGGCGGCGCAGCGCATGTTCCGCCTGGGTTACCACGACCGCCATGCCGGCCAGAATTCCGGCCGCGCCTGGGCCCGCGTGGATGGTTCGCGCAATGGCTTCGATGCCATCACCCGCCAGCTCGACATCCGCGGCAACAGTCAGGCACTGACCGTCGGCGCCGATGTGTGGCGTCACGAATCGGGCAGCAGCGCGGGCGTGATGCTGTCCACCGGCAACGCCAGCAGCACCGCCACCAATGAACTGACCGGCTACCACGCACGGGGCAAGGTGAAGGGTGAGGCGCTGGGGATCTACGGCACCTGGCGCGGCGGCAACGGCGCAGACCCGTATGCGGGTTTCTACGTGGATGGCTCGGTGCAGCGCGCGCAGTTCCGCAACCGCGTGCAGGGCGTCGGCCTGGCCGAAGAGCGCTACGACAGCCGTGCCTGGCAGGGCGCGCTGGAAACCGGCTATGCGTTCCGCGTGGGCGGTGCCAGCAACGGCGGCATCTATCTGGAACCGCAGCTGCAGGTGGGCTACAACCGCTGGAATGACAGCCGACACACCGAAGTGAACGGCACCACGGTCGCCAACGATGATGCCAACGGCCTGTTCGGCCGCGCGGGCCTGCGCCTGTCCGGTGTGACCCGCTGGGGCAACGGGACGGCCGAAGTGCAGCCGTACCTGGCCGCCAACTGGTTGCATACCCGCGCCGAATCGCAGATCCGCATGAATGACGAAGTGGCCGATGCCCGCGTACCGCGCAGCCGCGGTGAGTTCAGCGGCGGCGCATCGCTGAAGTTCGCCAACGGCATCGGCGCCTGGGGCGGCCTGTCGCTGCAGCGCGCCAGTGGCTATCACCAGACCACCGCACAGGTGGGTGTCAGTTACAGCTGGTAA
- a CDS encoding thioredoxin family protein, with the protein MPFMHDHLSVEPARADVEAQAGWQLLEFGAPWCGHCHAAQPALQAFVDANDLVHWKIEDGQGKPLGRAFRVKLWPTVVLLHDGQEVARVVRPVDSADLATLQGALPGDGGDGRAWPAEPSGAWRHRT; encoded by the coding sequence ATGCCTTTCATGCATGATCACCTGTCGGTGGAGCCGGCCCGCGCGGATGTGGAAGCACAGGCGGGCTGGCAGTTGCTGGAGTTCGGAGCGCCCTGGTGTGGACATTGCCACGCGGCGCAGCCTGCGCTGCAGGCATTTGTGGATGCCAACGATCTGGTGCACTGGAAGATCGAGGACGGCCAGGGCAAGCCACTGGGCCGTGCCTTCCGGGTGAAGCTGTGGCCGACCGTGGTGCTGCTGCATGACGGGCAGGAAGTGGCGCGGGTGGTGAGGCCGGTCGACAGCGCCGACCTCGCCACGTTGCAGGGCGCCTTGCCAGGCGACGGTGGGGACGGCCGCGCGTGGCCTGCAGAACCGAGCGGGGCTTGGCGACATCGTACCTAG
- a CDS encoding host attachment family protein codes for MTRRIPEGTLIIVADGGSARVFTNVGSEHQLALKQEGELRLQDISEQGVSGQGPAGAVPKDMSISQLNEATFAKQVAEQLNEDALNNRYAHLVLVADPTTLGRIRPLLHKEVQARLLGDIAKDLTNAPLADIQKALAA; via the coding sequence ATGACCCGTCGCATTCCCGAAGGTACGCTGATCATCGTCGCTGATGGTGGTTCGGCCCGCGTGTTCACCAACGTCGGCAGCGAACATCAGCTGGCCCTGAAGCAGGAGGGCGAACTGCGCCTGCAGGACATCAGCGAGCAGGGTGTATCCGGGCAGGGGCCGGCCGGCGCGGTGCCGAAGGACATGTCCATCTCCCAGCTCAACGAGGCAACGTTCGCCAAGCAGGTGGCCGAGCAGCTCAACGAAGATGCACTGAACAACCGCTATGCGCACCTGGTGCTGGTGGCCGACCCGACCACGCTGGGGCGCATCCGGCCGCTGCTGCACAAGGAAGTCCAGGCGCGCCTGCTCGGTGATATCGCCAAGGACCTGACCAACGCACCGTTGGCGGATATCCAGAAGGCGTTGGCGGCGTAG
- the proP gene encoding glycine betaine/L-proline transporter ProP — protein MQDTPDAHAHFGWFKRRRHLKVDEITVVDKPMLKRAVGAAALGNAMEWFDFGVYGYLAVTIGQVFFPSSNPTAQVIAAFATFTVAFLVRPLGGLVFGPLGDRYGRQKVLAFTMILMALGTFAIGLIPAYERIGIWAPVLLLLARVVQGFSTGGEYGGAATFIAEYSTDRNRGLMGSWLEFGTLGGYIAGAGTVTALHMLLSSEQMLDWGWRIPFLVAGPLGLLGLYMRMKLEETPAFRAFAEEAEKREHDRPGLGALFQVHGRQLLVCMGLVLVFNVTDYMLLTYMPSYLSVTMNYAESKGLLLIIIVMLVMMPLNIVGGLFSDRLGRRPMIIGACIALLVLAVPCLLLIGSGNDWLIFLGLMLLGLALVCFTSSMPSTLPALFYTPVRYSALSIAFNVSVSLFGGTTPLVTAWLVERTGDPLVPAYYLMGAAVIGLVTMLFVKETAGLPLRGSPPAVGSDKEAAALLKSDVPVTVDPTLPPLPDVAEPEQVKPA, from the coding sequence ATGCAGGACACCCCCGATGCACATGCCCATTTCGGCTGGTTCAAACGCCGCCGCCACCTGAAGGTCGATGAGATCACCGTCGTCGACAAGCCCATGCTCAAGCGCGCCGTCGGCGCCGCCGCACTCGGCAATGCCATGGAGTGGTTCGACTTTGGTGTCTACGGCTATCTGGCCGTCACCATCGGCCAGGTGTTCTTCCCCTCCAGCAACCCCACCGCGCAGGTGATCGCCGCGTTCGCCACCTTCACCGTGGCGTTCCTGGTACGGCCGCTGGGCGGCCTGGTGTTCGGCCCGCTGGGTGATCGCTACGGCCGCCAGAAAGTGCTGGCGTTCACCATGATCCTGATGGCACTGGGCACGTTTGCCATCGGCCTGATTCCCGCCTACGAGCGCATCGGCATCTGGGCGCCGGTGCTGTTGCTGCTGGCGCGCGTGGTGCAGGGCTTCTCCACCGGCGGCGAATATGGCGGCGCGGCGACCTTCATCGCCGAGTATTCCACCGATCGCAACCGCGGCCTGATGGGCAGCTGGCTGGAGTTCGGCACGCTGGGCGGCTACATCGCCGGCGCCGGCACCGTCACCGCGCTGCACATGCTGCTGAGCAGCGAGCAGATGCTGGACTGGGGCTGGCGCATTCCGTTCCTGGTGGCCGGCCCGCTGGGCCTGCTCGGCCTGTACATGCGCATGAAGCTGGAGGAAACCCCGGCGTTCCGCGCCTTCGCCGAGGAAGCCGAGAAGCGCGAGCACGACCGGCCCGGGCTGGGCGCGCTGTTCCAGGTGCATGGCCGCCAGCTGCTGGTGTGCATGGGCCTGGTGCTGGTGTTCAACGTGACCGATTACATGCTGCTGACCTACATGCCCAGCTACCTCAGCGTCACAATGAACTATGCCGAGAGCAAGGGCCTGCTGCTGATCATCATCGTGATGCTGGTGATGATGCCGTTGAACATCGTGGGTGGATTGTTCAGTGACAGGCTGGGCCGCCGCCCGATGATCATCGGTGCCTGCATCGCGCTGCTGGTGCTGGCGGTGCCGTGCCTGCTGCTGATCGGCAGCGGCAACGACTGGCTGATCTTCCTCGGCCTGATGCTGCTGGGGCTGGCGCTGGTGTGCTTCACCAGCTCGATGCCGTCCACGCTGCCGGCGCTGTTCTACACCCCGGTGCGCTACAGCGCGCTGTCGATCGCCTTCAATGTGTCGGTGTCGCTGTTCGGCGGCACCACGCCGCTGGTGACCGCGTGGCTGGTGGAGCGTACCGGCGACCCGCTGGTGCCGGCGTATTACCTGATGGGCGCAGCGGTGATCGGCCTGGTGACCATGCTGTTCGTGAAGGAGACCGCCGGCCTGCCGCTGCGCGGTTCACCGCCGGCCGTCGGCAGCGACAAGGAAGCGGCCGCGCTGTTGAAGAGCGATGTGCCGGTGACAGTGGACCCGACCCTGCCGCCGCTGCCGGACGTTGCGGAGCCCGAGCAGGTGAAGCCGGCCTGA